The following are encoded in a window of Rosa chinensis cultivar Old Blush chromosome 4, RchiOBHm-V2, whole genome shotgun sequence genomic DNA:
- the LOC112199668 gene encoding uncharacterized protein LOC112199668: protein MSTWWNSDTELQLDRAVCTSCWWDIYGLARVRHLAPSDSDHVPILLQASSVPLAKRPRVHRFKFEAYWLEHNDSDEVVKQAWATDVTGSPMYCAAKKIEFTRIQLDDWQNRAFRTRQQQMLGVRARLEELPDVPMSVEVQNEKKELMSKLQNLLSQEEFFWKQRSKVTWLKEGDRNTSFFH from the coding sequence ATGTCTACATGGTGGAATTCTGACACAGAACTCCAGTTAGATCGTGCAGTTTGTACATCCTGTTGGTGGGATATCTACGGGCTTGCACGAGTGCGTCATCTAGCTCCCAGTGATTCTGACCATGTTCCGATACTCTTACAAGCCAGCTCTGTTCCCTTGGCCAAAAGACCAAGAGTGCACCGGTTCAAATTCGAAGCTTACTGGCTTGAACATAATGATTCTGATGAGGTTGTGAAGCAAGCATGGGCGACAGATGTGACTGGAAGTCCTATGTACTGTGCAGCCAAAAAGATTGAGTTTACAAGGATACAGCTTGATGATTGGCAGAATAGAGCTTTCAGGACTAGGCAGCAACAGATGTTGGGGGTGCGTGCTCGTCTTGAGGAGTTACCAGATGTTCCTATGTCGGTGGAGGTGcagaatgaaaagaaagagcTTATGAGCAAATTGCAAAATCTTCTTTCACAAGAAGAATTTTTCTGGAAGCAACGGTCCAAAGTGACATGGTTGAAGGAGGGGGATAGAAACACAAGCTTCTTTCATTGA